ACCTGTGAGTAAGCAGATAATGAGGCTCGGGCACAGCCCCGACGCGGACGACGCGTTCATGTTCTATGGAGTAGCGAAGGATAAGGTGACGTCCGACAAAATAGAATTCGTACACGTTATAGAAGACATACAGTCACTTAACAAGAGGGCGCTCAACAAGGAGCTCGAAATGACGGCCATATCGGCGCACGGGTATCTGAAGGTGCAGGACGACTACCGTATACTCGCGAGCGGCGCCAGCATGGGCGAGGGATACGGGCCGATAGTCGTGGCAAGGGAGCGGTTCGACAGCCTCGCCGGGAGGAAGATAGGCGTTCCGGGAATGCTGACCTCGGCGTATCTCCTCCTTTGCATTTATGCGGACGGGTTCGTACCCGTCGAGATGCCGTTCGACGAGATAATGCCGGCCGTCGCGAACGGAGAGATAGAAACGGGGCTTCTCATACACGAGGGGCAGCTCACCTATAAAGAAGCGGGGCTCGAGCTTTTGTTCGACATAGGGGAGCTATGGGCGAAGGAAACGCCCCTTCCGATGCCGCTCGGGCTTAACGTCGTCAGGAGAGACATCCCGGAGGACCTTCAGAGGGAAATCCTCCGCGTCCACAAGGGGAGCATCGAGTACGGGCTCGGCCACAAGGACGAGGCGCTCGAATACGCGCTCGAATTCGGGCGCGGGATGAAAGAGGACGTCGGGGAGAAGTTCGTCCTCATGTATGTGAACGATTACACCATAGACCTCGGCGGGAAGGGGAAGGCGGCCCTCGAATACCTATTCAACAGGGCGCACGAGAAGGGAATCATAAAAGAGCAGCCGAGGCTCGACATACTGGAATTATAAATTTACACATACTCCGGGCGAAAGGACCATTCGCCCGGAGTCTCACTTCCACTTCAATCCATCCATATCCGTAACTAGTTAAAAACTGTCAGTCATATCAATCTCCACCGACTAACTTAGCTGTTGGTAAACCCACGCACGTCTCCTATAATTACAAATAAAGTCTGCATACAACGGAGCCTGATCATGCCGAAAGAGTTCGGATATCTCGTAAACGGAAAGTGGGAGACGGGGGAGAAGAAACGGGAGATAAAGAGCCCGTACAACGGGGATGTCGCCGGCGTTATAAACATTCCGGCGAAGGAAAGAGCGCTCGAAGCGATAGGCTACGCCGAGGAGGCGTTCCGGAAGTTCAGGACGAGCCCGAGCCACGAGCGGAGGAGGATACTGAGAAACATCGCCGACGGCATCGAAAAGAGGAAGGAGGAGTTCGCGAGGACCCTCGTCCTCGAAGGCGGAAAGCCGCTCAAGACGGCGCGCGTCGAGGCGGGGCGCGGGACGGCGACATTCTCCGCCGCGGCGGACGAGGCGGGGAGGTTCGGCGAGGGGGAGCTCGTGCCGATGGACCTTATCCCCGGGACGGAGGGGATGTTCGGGATGGCGAGGCGGTTTCCGCTGGGCGTCGTCGCGGGGATATCGCCGTTTAACTTTCCGCTTAACCTAGTGGCGCATAAGGTCGCCCCGGCCACTGCGTCGGGGAACGTTATGATACTTAAGCCCGCGTCGCAGACGCCTCTTTCGGCGCTCATGCTCGGCGAGGTCGCGATCGAGGCCGGGCTCCCGGCGGGCGTCCTCAACATACTGCCGCTTCCGGGCGGGGACATAGAGCCCGTGCTCGAAGACGGGCGGATAAGGAAGATATCGTTCACCGGCAGCGACGAGATAGGCTGGGAGCTCATGAAGAAGTTCTCGAAGAAGAAGGTTACTCTCGAGCTCGGCGGGAACGCCGCTACTGTCATAGACGAGGACCCGCCGGACGTCGCGTTCGCGGCGTCGAGGAACGCGTGGGGGGCCTTTTACCAGGCGGGGCAGAGCTGCATATCCGTCCAGAGGATGTACATCCACGAGAAGGCGTTCGACGGGTTTTTGGAGAGGTTCGTCGAGGAGACCAGGAAGCTCAGGACCGGGGACCCGATGCTCGAAGACACGGACGTCGGCCCCGTCATAGATACGGGCGCCGCCGACAGGATAATGGAGTGGATAGAAGAGGCCGTCGAAAGCGGCGGGAAAATACTCACGGGTGGCGAGAGGGACGGGAACATCATACAGCCCACGGTGCTCGTGGACGTGCCGCCCGGCTGCAGGGTCGTCCGGGAAGAGGTGTTCGGGCCCGTGGTGTGCGCCGAGAGGTATAGCGATTTCGACGACGTGCTGGCGAAGGTGAACGATTCGCGCTACGGGCTCCAGGCCGGCATATTCACGAAGGATATCAAGAAAGCATTCAAGGCTTATTCCACCCTCGAAGTAGGAGGCGTAATCGTGAACGACTATCCGAGCTTCAGGGTGGAGAACATGCCCTACGGCGGCGTAAAGGATTCGGGCGTCGGGAGGGAAGGCCTCCGCTATGCCATCGAAGAGATGACCGAGCTTAAGCTCCTGGCGGTGAATCTCAACTATTAGCTCGCGGCGGGCGGGTTGTTTTCAGCCCGTGACTTTATCCACGAGGCCCATGCGGGAGAGGAGCCTCCCGGTGACCGTATCGCTCTCGACGGAGAGGAACTCGCGGAGGTCTTCGGGGTGGTCGATGTCGAGCGCTATCCGGGGGTTCTCGAAGGACTCGACACGCACCCCGCGCCCGGCTGCTTCGTTCTTATGCTTCCGGAAGCTGTCGTCCCCGAACCTGGACGGGAAGGCGTCGGGCGGGTTCCTGAGTATGGCGTTAGTCCCCATGAAGTCCCTTGCGGGCACCAGTACGGCCGAAGGCGGCGGGAGCTCCCTTTCGAGGACGGCGTCTATGTCGTATGCCGTGATCAGCGGGGCGTCGCCGGGGATTACGAGGACCGATGAGGCTCCCATTTCCTTACACCTGAGCGACGCCTCGTCCACGGAAGCGCTCTCGCCCTTTTGCTCGGTTTCTTCGAGCACCTCCATGCCGAGTCCGCGCGCTATCTCGGCCGCGCGTTTATCCATCGTCACGATGAGCTTTTTGTCCGGAAGCCGCGCCGCGGCGAGAGCCGTCAGCACGTCCTCCAGCATGGCGTAGGCGATGTCCGTCCTCACGTCCTGGGGCAGGAGCGACGAGAGCCTGTTCTTCGCGTGCGACAGATCTTTTACAGGGACTATGACGAATTTCATGAGCCTGTCCGTTGCCGGACGGGATGTTAAAAGCACCTTGCTCCCCCCGGCCGGAACCACGTTATGATACCAGTATTTGAGAGAAGTCTGTAATGAAAAACTGGACGCGAGCCATGCTCCCCTGAAATCAAAGGGCGGCGATTAGCTAAAATGTGTACGCTCAAGTTATACTAGACGGAAGGACGCCGCCGATGCCCGACCCGAACGCACGAACAGAGCTGGAAAAGGAGCTCGCAGGAGAGCTCGAATGCGAGATACGATTCGACAGGCTGAGCAGGATTCTCTACAGCACCGACGCGAGCAATTACCAGATAGAGCCTGTGGGCGTTGTCGTACCCAGGAGCGCCGAAGACATATCGAAGGCCGTGGGATGCGCGGCGAAGTACGGGATACCGATACTGCCGCGGGGCGGCGGGACCAGCCTCGCCGGGCAGGCCGTCGGGAAGGCGCTCGTCCTC
This is a stretch of genomic DNA from Thermodesulfobacteriota bacterium. It encodes these proteins:
- a CDS encoding ABC transporter substrate-binding protein encodes the protein MSKQIMRLGHSPDADDAFMFYGVAKDKVTSDKIEFVHVIEDIQSLNKRALNKELEMTAISAHGYLKVQDDYRILASGASMGEGYGPIVVARERFDSLAGRKIGVPGMLTSAYLLLCIYADGFVPVEMPFDEIMPAVANGEIETGLLIHEGQLTYKEAGLELLFDIGELWAKETPLPMPLGLNVVRRDIPEDLQREILRVHKGSIEYGLGHKDEALEYALEFGRGMKEDVGEKFVLMYVNDYTIDLGGKGKAALEYLFNRAHEKGIIKEQPRLDILEL
- a CDS encoding aldehyde dehydrogenase family protein, with translation MPKEFGYLVNGKWETGEKKREIKSPYNGDVAGVINIPAKERALEAIGYAEEAFRKFRTSPSHERRRILRNIADGIEKRKEEFARTLVLEGGKPLKTARVEAGRGTATFSAAADEAGRFGEGELVPMDLIPGTEGMFGMARRFPLGVVAGISPFNFPLNLVAHKVAPATASGNVMILKPASQTPLSALMLGEVAIEAGLPAGVLNILPLPGGDIEPVLEDGRIRKISFTGSDEIGWELMKKFSKKKVTLELGGNAATVIDEDPPDVAFAASRNAWGAFYQAGQSCISVQRMYIHEKAFDGFLERFVEETRKLRTGDPMLEDTDVGPVIDTGAADRIMEWIEEAVESGGKILTGGERDGNIIQPTVLVDVPPGCRVVREEVFGPVVCAERYSDFDDVLAKVNDSRYGLQAGIFTKDIKKAFKAYSTLEVGGVIVNDYPSFRVENMPYGGVKDSGVGREGLRYAIEEMTELKLLAVNLNY
- the cofC gene encoding 2-phospho-L-lactate guanylyltransferase, whose translation is MLLTSRPATDRLMKFVIVPVKDLSHAKNRLSSLLPQDVRTDIAYAMLEDVLTALAAARLPDKKLIVTMDKRAAEIARGLGMEVLEETEQKGESASVDEASLRCKEMGASSVLVIPGDAPLITAYDIDAVLERELPPPSAVLVPARDFMGTNAILRNPPDAFPSRFGDDSFRKHKNEAAGRGVRVESFENPRIALDIDHPEDLREFLSVESDTVTGRLLSRMGLVDKVTG